One window of Saprospiraceae bacterium genomic DNA carries:
- a CDS encoding pantoate--beta-alanine ligase — protein MQLFTTVRNLQDSISQSKLNGKKIAFVPTMGALHAGHLSLVQKAKEHADTVVVSIFINPSQFNNQLDLIKYPRMLEQDANLLEAVDCDVLFVPIVSEVYPPGLNPAITIELGILDEVLEGEFRPGHFKGMLEVVYRLLDIVKPDVLVMGQKDFQQFTLVYHMIEQLKIPVKLIVGETLRELDGLAMSSRNLRLSERMRKIAPIIYTILQELKQQLYIKDLDHLLAQEMEKLTNAGLRMEYLRIVDGISLQNVKNPEKHVYIVACVACWAEDVRLIDNLVLKGPPQ, from the coding sequence ATGCAGCTATTTACCACAGTAAGGAATCTTCAAGATTCAATTTCTCAAAGTAAGCTCAACGGAAAAAAAATTGCTTTTGTACCCACGATGGGCGCATTGCATGCAGGCCATTTGTCTTTGGTCCAAAAAGCGAAGGAACATGCGGATACCGTGGTAGTGAGTATTTTTATTAATCCCAGTCAATTTAACAACCAATTGGATTTAATAAAATATCCTCGCATGCTTGAACAAGATGCCAATCTTTTAGAAGCGGTCGATTGTGATGTATTATTTGTTCCAATTGTTTCAGAAGTTTATCCACCCGGCTTGAATCCGGCAATAACTATCGAATTGGGTATTTTGGATGAAGTTCTTGAGGGAGAATTTCGTCCCGGGCATTTTAAAGGGATGTTGGAAGTTGTCTACCGACTGTTAGATATCGTTAAGCCGGATGTGTTGGTTATGGGGCAAAAAGACTTTCAGCAATTTACCTTAGTGTATCATATGATTGAACAATTAAAAATTCCAGTCAAATTAATTGTAGGAGAAACACTGAGAGAGCTGGATGGATTGGCAATGAGTTCACGAAATTTGAGATTGTCAGAACGTATGCGAAAAATTGCCCCGATTATTTATACCATTTTACAAGAATTAAAGCAACAATTATATATAAAGGATCTAGATCATTTGTTGGCTCAAGAAATGGAAAAATTGACGAATGCAGGCTTACGAATGGAATATTTGCGAATTGTAGATGGAATTAGCCTTCAAAACGTAAAAAATCCTGAAAAACATGTGTATATCGTGGCATGTGTAGCCTGTTGGGCAGAAGATGTTCGATTAATTGATAATTTGGTACTAAAAGGGCCCCCGCAATGA
- a CDS encoding aspartate 1-decarboxylase encodes MLLQFFKSKIHRATVTEANLNYVGSITIDESLMQAANLYEGEKVQIVNNNNGERFETYVIKGEPNSGVICLNGAAARKAEVGDIIIVISYAFMSPEEAQHFHPVSIHVDEKNRIK; translated from the coding sequence ATGTTACTTCAGTTTTTTAAGTCAAAAATTCACCGAGCAACCGTTACCGAAGCTAATTTAAACTATGTTGGGAGCATCACCATCGATGAATCCTTAATGCAAGCCGCAAATTTGTATGAAGGAGAAAAAGTGCAGATAGTCAATAATAATAATGGCGAACGATTTGAAACTTATGTTATTAAAGGAGAGCCAAATTCAGGAGTGATCTGTTTGAATGGAGCAGCTGCACGTAAAGCGGAAGTTGGGGATATAATAATTGTGATATCTTATGCTTTTATGAGTCCAGAAGAAGCACAACATTTTCATCCGGTATCTATTCATGTAGATGAGAAGAACCGAATAAAGTAA
- a CDS encoding flippase-like domain-containing protein, whose amino-acid sequence MSSTIKKVLQLIVFLSVGLGIMYFLYQKNQESYLVYCEANQISLTDCSLLNKLKSDFSTLNYFWICLVFVGFFMTNYSRTKRWQILLNTIGHDAKFRNAYLSINIAYLANLGLPRIGEFVRAVIYAKYEKLPFDKVFGTVVLDRIADMISFLVLVLVALALDTASFQNFFTNYAQVPTINFNVYYLISLGILFAAIYFFRTIIRNWVFVKKLMHMLAGIWEGIVSIRNLKNRNLFLLHTILIWFWFYFMFVFACKAYGPTSELSLIQILVVYVFGSFGVFIPSPGGMGTYHFMVIIGLGLYGLNQADSFSFANIAFAFGQFFALIIFGFVSLIAISWFNKTSVSNAQT is encoded by the coding sequence TTGTCATCTACCATTAAAAAAGTTTTGCAGCTAATTGTATTTCTAAGTGTTGGCTTAGGAATCATGTATTTTTTATACCAAAAAAATCAAGAATCCTATTTAGTTTATTGTGAAGCAAACCAGATTTCTTTAACGGATTGCAGTTTATTAAATAAACTAAAATCTGATTTTAGCACCTTAAATTATTTTTGGATTTGTTTGGTGTTTGTTGGATTTTTTATGACAAATTATTCGAGAACCAAGCGCTGGCAAATCCTTTTGAATACCATTGGACACGATGCCAAATTCAGAAATGCCTATCTGAGTATTAATATTGCTTATTTGGCCAATCTGGGATTGCCCCGAATCGGGGAGTTTGTTCGCGCAGTTATTTACGCCAAATATGAAAAACTGCCCTTTGACAAAGTGTTTGGTACCGTAGTATTGGATCGGATTGCTGATATGATTTCTTTTCTTGTGTTGGTCTTAGTAGCACTTGCATTGGATACTGCAAGCTTTCAAAATTTTTTTACAAACTATGCACAAGTACCAACTATAAATTTTAATGTTTATTATTTGATTTCGCTGGGGATCCTATTTGCAGCGATTTATTTTTTCAGAACCATCATAAGGAATTGGGTATTTGTAAAAAAGCTCATGCACATGCTGGCTGGAATTTGGGAAGGCATTGTTTCCATTCGAAATTTAAAAAACAGAAATTTATTTTTGTTACACACCATTCTGATTTGGTTTTGGTTTTATTTCATGTTTGTATTTGCCTGTAAAGCTTATGGCCCGACATCTGAATTAAGTCTTATTCAAATACTTGTGGTTTATGTATTTGGTAGTTTTGGTGTATTTATTCCATCTCCAGGAGGCATGGGAACCTATCATTTTATGGTTATCATTGGGCTTGGATTGTACGGATTGAATCAAGCAGATTCATTTTCTTTTGCAAACATTGCATTTGCATTCGGACAATTTTTTGCTTTAATCATTTTTGGTTTTGTATCTTTAATTGCCATCAGTTGGTTTAATAAAACATCCGTTTCAAATGCGCAAACCTGA
- the rfaE2 gene encoding D-glycero-beta-D-manno-heptose 1-phosphate adenylyltransferase — MRKPDSKILQDTAVLELISKWRKEGLKLVFTNGCFDILHEGHVRYLNEASNLGDRLIVGLNADASVSRLKGPQRPINPQQSRAYVLAGLECVSAVIVFEEDTPLQLIQFIVPDVLVKGGDWDVKQIVGSDFVIQQGGHVYSLPFYNGFSTTSIEEKIKNQS; from the coding sequence ATGCGCAAACCTGATTCTAAAATATTACAAGACACTGCTGTTTTGGAATTAATTTCAAAATGGAGAAAAGAAGGATTGAAACTGGTATTTACGAATGGCTGCTTTGACATATTGCACGAAGGCCATGTACGCTATTTGAATGAAGCAAGCAATTTAGGAGATCGGTTAATAGTAGGATTGAATGCAGATGCGTCGGTGAGCCGGTTAAAAGGACCTCAACGACCGATCAATCCTCAACAAAGCCGTGCATATGTACTGGCAGGATTGGAATGTGTCTCTGCTGTCATCGTTTTTGAAGAAGATACCCCTTTGCAATTAATTCAATTCATTGTTCCCGATGTATTGGTGAAAGGAGGTGATTGGGATGTAAAGCAAATTGTTGGATCGGATTTTGTGATACAACAGGGTGGGCATGTATACTCATTGCCGTTTTACAATGGATTTTCAACAACTTCCATTGAAGAAAAAATTAAAAACCAATCCTAA
- a CDS encoding Nif3-like dinuclear metal center hexameric protein: MAVHELTEYLESIAPIQLQEAYDNSGLIVGNPAMEIKGVLCSLDCTEAVIQEAIDLKCNVIVSHHPILFYGLKKINGSHYVEKALIKAIKNDIALYAIHTNLDNVLTHGVNEKIAQRIGLKNLEILKPKDTQTMIGSGVLGEFKKPVASYDFLDSLKVRMQCHTIRHSAIIKPMVQRIAVCGGAGSFLIQEAISKGADLFLTADLKYHEFFESNDQIILADIGHFESEQFTIELLYGLISQKFRNFATHCTKINTNPIQYY, from the coding sequence ATGGCTGTACATGAACTAACCGAGTACTTAGAGAGCATCGCTCCAATCCAGTTGCAAGAAGCCTATGACAACAGTGGCTTGATTGTTGGAAACCCTGCAATGGAAATTAAAGGCGTACTGTGCTCATTGGATTGTACAGAAGCGGTGATTCAGGAAGCAATTGATTTAAAATGCAATGTAATTGTAAGTCATCATCCGATTTTATTTTATGGTCTTAAAAAAATTAATGGATCTCATTATGTTGAAAAGGCACTCATAAAAGCTATAAAAAATGACATTGCACTGTATGCCATCCATACCAACCTGGACAATGTATTGACCCATGGGGTGAATGAGAAAATTGCCCAGCGTATTGGCTTGAAAAATCTTGAAATACTTAAACCTAAAGACACTCAAACAATGATAGGAAGCGGTGTTTTGGGTGAATTTAAAAAGCCGGTAGCGAGTTATGATTTTTTAGACAGTCTGAAAGTGCGAATGCAGTGCCACACAATTCGCCACAGTGCAATTATAAAGCCAATGGTCCAGCGTATTGCAGTTTGTGGTGGTGCGGGCTCGTTTTTAATTCAGGAAGCTATTTCTAAGGGAGCGGACCTCTTTCTTACGGCTGATTTGAAATACCATGAATTTTTTGAATCCAATGACCAGATCATTTTGGCCGATATCGGACATTTTGAAAGTGAGCAATTTACAATTGAACTTTTATACGGGCTAATTTCACAAAAATTCCGTAATTTTGCGACCCATTGTACGAAAATTAATACAAATCCAATCCAATATTATTAA
- a CDS encoding tetratricopeptide repeat protein: protein MNLSSICRFALSYFLLFIGSLSVHSQAYCVFSPKVKSIYRQIISLELSKAKMHLDASSDSLANNAYLLLRSSLRFYRFFILEEWIDSKTLNLQRDQFIESVKKSELPIQWRRFLESELLLHSAMMSFKSGEQFSGFKDFYSASSLLEKNIQEFPDFIYSYKSLGILHALLAGIPDTYKWAARLIGLKGQIVQGKQELEKFIKYAEQTQDLFLEESYAALAFITAYLENKPEIAYAYWVKKMGYADPNPLYAYVQSRLAIRCGYTDAAINILQSLPIYERDQFPYLHYLLGLCKLNKLDFSAEASFYQYLQVYKGQNHLKESYQKLAWCSRMRGNIGMYRLHITKCLNRGNVQLDEDKQAYFEAKSGVIPDSILLRARLLTDGNFPDKALEVLAPFKNTYYQNVQLKLEYAYRLGRIFQLQQNFKEAIHQFEDVLQFDPSNTFYMSCNALLQIGIIYENQGKKQEAIQYYQKALGTQPDQYQRSIHQKAKAGLSRLN from the coding sequence ATGAACCTGAGCAGCATCTGCCGGTTTGCCTTAAGTTACTTTTTATTATTTATTGGATCGCTTTCAGTTCATTCACAAGCCTATTGTGTATTTAGTCCTAAGGTAAAATCCATTTACCGTCAAATTATTTCATTAGAACTTTCAAAAGCAAAAATGCATTTAGATGCAAGTTCAGACAGTTTAGCGAACAATGCGTATTTATTACTTCGCAGCAGTTTACGTTTTTATCGCTTTTTTATTTTGGAAGAATGGATTGATTCCAAAACATTGAATCTGCAACGGGATCAATTTATTGAATCAGTAAAGAAATCAGAATTGCCAATTCAGTGGCGACGATTTTTAGAATCCGAACTCTTATTGCACAGCGCAATGATGTCGTTTAAATCAGGCGAACAATTTTCAGGGTTTAAAGATTTTTATAGTGCATCCTCGCTCTTGGAAAAAAATATCCAAGAATTTCCTGATTTTATTTACAGTTATAAATCTTTAGGAATTCTGCATGCTCTATTAGCAGGAATTCCAGATACCTACAAGTGGGCGGCCCGATTGATCGGACTGAAAGGACAAATCGTACAGGGTAAACAAGAATTAGAGAAATTTATTAAATATGCAGAGCAGACCCAAGATCTTTTTTTAGAAGAATCCTATGCAGCGTTGGCATTTATCACGGCCTATCTGGAAAACAAACCAGAAATCGCCTATGCGTATTGGGTTAAGAAAATGGGATATGCAGATCCCAATCCCTTATATGCTTATGTACAATCCAGATTAGCCATTCGATGTGGTTATACAGATGCTGCAATTAATATTTTGCAATCCTTACCAATTTATGAACGCGATCAATTTCCTTATTTGCATTATCTACTTGGTTTATGTAAATTGAATAAACTTGACTTTAGTGCAGAAGCAAGTTTTTATCAATACCTACAAGTTTATAAGGGACAAAATCATCTTAAAGAAAGTTATCAAAAGTTGGCATGGTGTTCACGCATGCGGGGAAATATTGGAATGTACCGATTGCACATTACAAAATGTTTGAACCGAGGAAATGTACAATTAGATGAAGATAAGCAAGCCTATTTTGAAGCAAAATCTGGAGTGATCCCCGATTCCATTTTATTGAGAGCCCGATTGCTAACAGATGGTAATTTTCCTGATAAAGCCTTAGAGGTTTTGGCTCCTTTTAAAAATACCTATTATCAAAACGTTCAATTAAAATTGGAATATGCCTACCGCCTCGGTAGAATTTTTCAGCTGCAACAAAACTTTAAAGAAGCAATCCATCAATTTGAAGATGTATTGCAATTTGATCCAAGCAATACATTTTACATGAGTTGCAATGCGTTATTGCAAATAGGAATCATTTATGAGAATCAAGGTAAAAAACAAGAGGCCATTCAATATTATCAAAAAGCATTAGGGACACAACCGGATCAATACCAACGATCCATCCACCAAAAAGCCAAAGCAGGATTGTCACGTTTAAATTAA
- a CDS encoding aminotransferase class I/II-fold pyridoxal phosphate-dependent enzyme, which translates to MPFTNESKLPLSGVSIFAQMTAAAIRNQAINLAQGFPNFSPPSELFEFLNEAVSNGYNQYAAMPGLDLLRNQIAQRIQRDYQFNANPDTEITVTAGATQAIYTIISSIIQPGEKALIFEPAYDSYGPSVLVNGGIPVYLRLELPDFKIPWDELETILKKEKIKIILINNPHNPAGRILTAEDITRIHHLTKDLNTLIIWDEVYDLLIFDQLKHQSALLYPELMDRSVIVFSMGKTLHNTGWKVGYTIANPKITDEIRKLHQFTVFSVNTPAQYAIAKFMETQSTFFNSLPAFYQEKRDYFFQKMKVLPFNWLSCEGSYFALADFKHLSNLSDREYAMELVEKYKVAAIPLSPFYHDGFDPKLLRFCFAKTNDTIDKAANQLRITND; encoded by the coding sequence ATGCCCTTCACCAACGAAAGTAAATTGCCGCTGTCTGGCGTTTCTATTTTTGCGCAAATGACTGCAGCTGCTATTCGCAATCAGGCAATTAATTTAGCTCAAGGATTTCCCAATTTTAGTCCACCATCGGAATTATTTGAATTTCTTAACGAAGCAGTAAGCAATGGATACAACCAATATGCAGCAATGCCCGGATTGGATTTGTTGCGAAATCAAATTGCTCAACGAATTCAACGTGATTATCAATTTAATGCAAACCCGGATACAGAAATCACGGTAACAGCAGGTGCAACTCAAGCAATCTACACGATCATTTCGAGTATCATCCAACCGGGAGAAAAGGCACTTATATTCGAACCAGCTTATGATTCGTACGGTCCTTCTGTTTTGGTCAATGGTGGCATTCCTGTTTATTTGCGTTTGGAATTACCTGATTTTAAAATTCCCTGGGATGAATTGGAAACCATTTTGAAAAAGGAAAAAATAAAAATTATTCTGATTAATAATCCGCACAATCCTGCCGGTCGGATTTTAACAGCGGAAGACATTACACGCATTCATCATCTCACCAAAGATTTAAATACTTTAATTATATGGGATGAAGTGTATGATCTGTTGATATTCGACCAACTTAAACATCAAAGTGCTTTGTTGTATCCAGAATTAATGGATCGTTCGGTCATTGTTTTTTCAATGGGTAAAACGTTACACAATACCGGTTGGAAAGTAGGCTATACCATAGCCAATCCCAAAATCACCGATGAAATTCGAAAACTCCATCAATTCACCGTTTTTTCAGTCAATACACCAGCCCAATATGCGATCGCAAAATTTATGGAAACTCAATCCACATTTTTTAATTCGCTTCCTGCATTTTACCAAGAAAAACGAGATTACTTTTTCCAAAAAATGAAAGTGCTTCCATTCAATTGGCTTTCCTGTGAAGGTTCTTATTTTGCATTGGCCGATTTCAAACACCTGAGCAATCTGAGCGACCGTGAATATGCTATGGAACTCGTTGAAAAATATAAGGTAGCTGCCATTCCACTCTCTCCTTTTTATCATGATGGCTTTGATCCAAAATTACTCCGATTCTGTTTTGCTAAAACTAATGATACCATTGATAAGGCAGCAAACCAATTACGAATTACGAATGATTAA
- a CDS encoding 4a-hydroxytetrahydrobiopterin dehydratase — protein sequence MWHEHNNKLEARLEFRDFGEAFAFMTEVAFQAEKLNHHPIWTNSWNIVDITLTTHDEGDTITEKDHRMAGEIDRIYKKYTK from the coding sequence ATGTGGCATGAACACAACAACAAACTGGAAGCACGATTAGAATTCAGAGATTTTGGTGAAGCATTTGCCTTTATGACAGAAGTAGCATTTCAAGCTGAAAAATTAAATCACCATCCAATATGGACCAATTCCTGGAATATTGTTGATATCACGTTGACAACACACGATGAAGGAGATACCATTACCGAAAAAGATCATCGAATGGCCGGTGAAATAGATCGAATTTATAAAAAATATACAAAGTAA
- a CDS encoding M42 family metallopeptidase has protein sequence MVDINLLKQICSYPGAPGFEHAIRSFLKDRLVNYCDDLQIDPMGNLIAFKKGRTDHKLMISAHMDEIGFIVQHIDEEGFIRFLPLGGFDPKTLTAQRVIIHGKQDVIGVMGSKPIHLMTPDERSKAPLLKDYFIDTGLEKSVLQSLISVGDPITRERELIQMGKCINSKSLDNRISVYTLVECLHSQEKTIPETDLYFVFTVQEELGLRGAKSAAHRIAPDYAINVDTTIAFDVPGAQPHEMVTKLGHGVAIKLFDSSVIPDIRMVNFLKDCAYKSDIKWQAELLTGGGTDTAAVQTSGNGCIAGAISIPTRHIHQAIEMVHEEDVYAALNLLNSAIRNLTSFNFNF, from the coding sequence ATGGTGGATATTAATTTATTAAAGCAAATTTGTTCTTATCCGGGTGCTCCGGGTTTTGAACATGCCATTCGCAGTTTTTTAAAAGATCGCTTGGTTAACTATTGTGATGATTTGCAAATCGATCCAATGGGTAATTTAATTGCTTTTAAAAAAGGACGAACCGACCATAAACTGATGATTTCAGCACATATGGACGAAATTGGCTTCATTGTCCAACACATCGATGAGGAAGGCTTTATCCGCTTTCTGCCTTTGGGTGGATTTGATCCAAAAACATTGACAGCTCAACGAGTAATCATACATGGGAAACAAGATGTTATTGGAGTCATGGGATCAAAACCCATACATTTAATGACACCGGATGAACGTTCCAAGGCCCCTTTATTAAAAGATTATTTTATAGATACCGGTTTGGAAAAATCAGTACTACAATCTTTAATTTCCGTTGGAGATCCGATCACACGCGAACGCGAATTAATTCAAATGGGTAAGTGCATTAATTCAAAATCATTAGACAACCGAATTTCTGTTTACACCTTGGTTGAATGTTTGCACAGTCAGGAAAAAACAATACCAGAAACGGATTTGTATTTTGTCTTTACCGTTCAAGAAGAACTCGGATTGCGTGGTGCAAAATCAGCAGCACATCGCATCGCACCAGATTATGCAATAAATGTAGATACAACCATAGCCTTTGATGTGCCCGGTGCTCAACCACATGAAATGGTAACAAAACTAGGTCATGGCGTAGCTATTAAGTTATTTGACAGCAGTGTGATTCCAGATATTCGCATGGTTAATTTTTTAAAAGACTGTGCTTATAAATCAGATATTAAATGGCAGGCCGAATTATTGACTGGAGGTGGAACAGATACAGCTGCTGTACAAACTTCCGGAAATGGTTGCATTGCAGGTGCAATATCAATACCAACCAGGCACATTCATCAAGCCATCGAAATGGTTCATGAAGAGGATGTGTATGCTGCTTTAAATTTGTTGAATTCAGCCATTCGGAATTTAACAAGTTTTAATTTCAATTTTTAA
- a CDS encoding polysaccharide biosynthesis C-terminal domain-containing protein, producing the protein MPFRTMYSIDFYDLCIMTSLRSLAKETLIYGMSYSLGRLINFLLVTNFLTSVFSDNRAYFSIYTEIYFFIALFLGILGLRMETTFFRFVSDEDSKTKIYPLASQVVFIACIIFIAGVYLFIEPIETLLNYPDLRMHIYLAAWICVLDVISALPFSKIRYQKQAQRYAWIKLSSILLNVILVIGMVSYFAGSPAEQLKYVLLANLIASMISFVFLIPEIRESFQKADWTMAKQVMRYASPLVIVSFSFIIIQYGATSLLKYFLPGSILENLDKSSTYNAAARLAVIMNLFVTAFNYAAEPFFFRHKHAEHSRTDFARLSLYFVISCSFVYLFTVLYRDLFAYLLDKNFRGELFLINILLLANIFAGIYSNFSSWYKLADKNYLAAWISFSGMLLMILLNIILIPYLGNASAAYANLACYLFICAMSYYQGQKYFPIPYKLWRMSSYLIVCVLISIAIPKVYALMDLSFWFRQFGSLVILMLFVGVVYTLEFNGINKLKGQQSRDW; encoded by the coding sequence ATGCCTTTTCGTACTATGTATTCGATTGATTTTTATGACCTTTGTATTATGACAAGTTTGAGATCTCTGGCAAAGGAAACACTTATCTATGGAATGAGTTATTCATTGGGAAGATTGATTAATTTTTTATTGGTCACAAATTTCCTTACCAGCGTTTTTTCTGATAATCGTGCATACTTTTCAATTTATACAGAGATCTATTTTTTTATTGCCTTGTTTCTTGGAATTTTAGGTTTACGAATGGAAACTACTTTTTTCCGATTTGTATCAGATGAAGATTCAAAGACAAAGATTTATCCATTAGCCAGTCAGGTTGTTTTTATTGCTTGTATTATTTTTATAGCAGGTGTTTATCTTTTTATTGAACCTATAGAAACATTATTGAATTATCCTGATTTGCGAATGCATATCTATTTGGCAGCATGGATTTGTGTTTTAGATGTTATCAGTGCACTTCCCTTTTCGAAAATTCGCTATCAAAAACAAGCGCAACGATATGCTTGGATTAAATTATCCAGCATTTTATTAAATGTTATTTTAGTCATTGGCATGGTTAGCTATTTTGCCGGAAGTCCGGCAGAACAATTAAAATATGTGTTGCTGGCTAACCTCATTGCTTCGATGATCAGTTTTGTCTTTTTGATTCCAGAAATCAGGGAAAGTTTTCAGAAAGCAGATTGGACAATGGCTAAGCAAGTAATGCGCTATGCAAGTCCATTAGTCATTGTGAGTTTTTCATTTATTATTATCCAATACGGTGCAACCAGTTTGTTAAAGTATTTTTTGCCGGGAAGTATTCTGGAAAATCTGGACAAGAGCAGTACGTACAATGCAGCTGCGAGACTGGCGGTTATTATGAATTTATTTGTCACTGCATTTAATTATGCAGCGGAGCCATTTTTTTTCAGGCACAAACATGCTGAGCATTCCAGAACAGATTTCGCTCGTTTGTCCTTGTATTTTGTCATCAGTTGCAGTTTTGTGTATTTGTTTACTGTATTATACCGCGATCTGTTTGCATACTTGCTCGATAAGAATTTTCGGGGCGAATTATTTTTAATTAATATTTTATTACTTGCCAACATATTTGCAGGGATTTATTCTAATTTTTCAAGTTGGTATAAATTGGCAGATAAAAATTATCTGGCTGCCTGGATTAGTTTTTCAGGAATGCTTTTAATGATCTTATTAAACATTATTTTAATCCCTTATTTAGGCAATGCTTCGGCAGCATATGCAAATCTTGCTTGCTATTTATTTATTTGTGCAATGTCGTATTATCAGGGACAAAAGTATTTTCCGATACCGTATAAATTATGGAGGATGAGTAGTTACCTCATCGTTTGTGTTTTAATCAGTATAGCAATCCCAAAGGTCTATGCACTGATGGATTTGAGTTTCTGGTTTAGGCAATTCGGTTCGCTGGTTATTTTAATGTTGTTTGTAGGAGTAGTTTATACTTTGGAATTTAATGGAATTAATAAATTAAAGGGCCAACAATCCAGGGACTGGTAA
- a CDS encoding helix-turn-helix transcriptional regulator, whose product MKKMNNVKSLDQFVNEQYGKKGTPKRDKLEKGYESFKLGVILQQARLKKGLTQEELANRCGTNKGYISKIENDIKEVRISTLQKIVEMGLGGQLNLSIKL is encoded by the coding sequence ATGAAAAAGATGAATAATGTAAAATCCTTAGATCAATTTGTGAATGAACAATATGGCAAGAAAGGAACTCCAAAAAGAGATAAGCTTGAAAAAGGGTATGAATCATTCAAGCTTGGAGTCATATTGCAACAAGCAAGATTAAAAAAAGGACTAACTCAAGAAGAATTAGCCAATAGATGTGGTACTAACAAAGGCTACATTTCCAAAATTGAAAATGATATCAAAGAGGTTAGAATTTCTACGTTACAAAAAATTGTTGAAATGGGCCTGGGCGGTCAACTTAACCTTTCTATAAAACTTTAA
- a CDS encoding putative sulfate exporter family transporter, whose amino-acid sequence MLCLTPYIQPPVALLIGIICAQTLHHPFPEMNSKIISWLLKTSVVGLGFGINLYQAIQAGKEGFLFTICSISLTILLGWILCRWTNMESKTSYLISCGTAICGGSAIAAISPIINANEKQMSISLGTVFILNAIALLIFPVIGHYLNMSQHQFGLWCAVAIHDTSSVVGAAVKFGNDALQVATTVKLERALFIIPLSVFTILITKQATKKIKFPYFIGLFTVSICIAHYFPQFDKAYTLIVWLAKRGLNLSLFLIGSGLSLETIKSVGPKPFVQGLILWLIISMISLLFIIKT is encoded by the coding sequence ATGCTCTGCCTGACTCCATACATTCAGCCTCCGGTTGCACTCTTAATTGGAATTATTTGTGCACAGACCCTTCATCACCCTTTTCCAGAAATGAATTCCAAAATAATCTCCTGGCTACTAAAAACTTCAGTCGTCGGTTTGGGTTTTGGCATTAATTTATATCAAGCAATTCAAGCCGGAAAAGAAGGTTTCCTATTTACAATTTGCTCTATAAGTTTAACAATCTTATTGGGTTGGATACTATGTCGTTGGACTAACATGGAATCCAAAACTTCTTATTTGATTTCTTGTGGTACAGCAATTTGTGGAGGCAGCGCCATCGCTGCCATTTCTCCCATAATCAATGCCAACGAAAAACAAATGAGTATCTCATTAGGTACCGTATTCATTTTAAATGCAATTGCGCTGTTGATCTTTCCGGTAATAGGACACTATTTAAACATGAGTCAACACCAATTCGGACTTTGGTGTGCCGTGGCCATTCATGATACCAGTTCGGTAGTTGGGGCAGCTGTAAAGTTTGGAAACGATGCCCTCCAAGTAGCTACTACAGTAAAATTAGAACGTGCATTATTTATTATACCACTTTCTGTTTTCACAATACTAATCACCAAACAAGCGACAAAAAAAATAAAATTTCCATACTTCATCGGTCTGTTTACTGTTTCCATTTGTATTGCACATTATTTTCCTCAATTCGACAAAGCATATACTTTGATCGTTTGGTTGGCAAAACGCGGACTTAACTTAAGCTTATTCCTAATTGGATCAGGACTGAGCTTGGAAACTATTAAATCAGTTGGTCCAAAGCCATTTGTACAAGGATTAATTCTATGGTTAATCATTAGCATGATCTCGCTGCTATTTATTATTAAAACTTGA